One genomic window of Saccopteryx bilineata isolate mSacBil1 chromosome 4, mSacBil1_pri_phased_curated, whole genome shotgun sequence includes the following:
- the RNASE10 gene encoding inactive ribonuclease-like protein 10 gives MKLTLVQIFFMLLLLLLGLGMGLGLGLQMATAVLEENDQLLDEFWSRDSQDKAEATKKGEGTRTTDALLLSHKGVVQPGWPEETILNEDEVGGNKMLRAEALSQNNKDYPRLDLMARECNALMAHKMKQHNHTCINQYTFIHEELETVRAVCKGPVVACELQGGKCHKSSRPFDLTFCKLSKPGQVTPHCNYLTFIFEKFIIISCKDMKVQVTSG, from the coding sequence ATGAAGCTGACTCTGGTGCAaatctttttcatgctgttgctGCTGTTGCTGGGCCTGGGGATGGGTCTGGGGTTGGGGCTTCAGATGGCCACGGCAGTCCTGGAAGAGAACGATCAATTGCTGGATGAATTTTGGTCCAGGGATTCACAGGACAAGGCAGAGGCCACTAAGAAGGGAGAGGGCACCCGAACAACAGACGCCCTGCTGCTTAGCCACAAAGGAGTGGTGCAACCCGGCTGGCCAGAAGAGACCATCCTCAATGAAGATGAAGTCGGAGGAAACAAGATGCTCAGAGCTGAGGCTCTGTCTCAGAACAACAAAGACTATCCCAGGCTTGACCTGATGGCCCGAGAGTGCAATGCCTTGATGGCACACAAGATGAAGCAGCACAACCACACCTGCATTAACCAGTACACATTCATCCACGAGGAGCTTGAGACAGTCAGAGCTGTCTGTAAGGGTCCCGTTGTTGCCTGTGAGCTCCAGGGAGGCAAATGTCACAAAAGCTCCCGTCCTTTTGATTTGACATTTTGCAAGTTATCCAAACCAGGCCAAGTCACTCCTCACTGCAATTACTtaactttcatttttgaaaagttcATTATTATATCCTGTAAGGACATGAAGGTCCAGGTGACATCTGGATAA